The Coffea eugenioides isolate CCC68of chromosome 8, Ceug_1.0, whole genome shotgun sequence genome has a segment encoding these proteins:
- the LOC113781387 gene encoding transcription factor HY5: MQEQATSSLAASSRPSSSERSSSSALHVEVKEGMESDDEIRRVPEIGGEVAGASASGRDGGSVAGPVQPSAAGSRKRVRSPADKENKRLKRLLRNRVSAQQARERKKAYLIDLEARVKELETKNAELEERLSTLQNENQMLRQILKNTTAGAQDGRK, encoded by the exons ATGCAGGAGCAAGCTACAAGTTCTCTAGCAGCCAGCTCCAGGCCTTCCAGCAGTGAAAGATCTTCCAGCTCTGCCCTTCACGTTGAAGTCAAAGAAG GCATGGAGAGTGATGATGAGATTCGAAGAGTTCCTGAGATCGGAGGGGAAGTTGCCGGTGCTTCAGCTTCCGGGCGGGACGGCGGTTCAGTCGCCGGACCAGTTCAGCCATCTGCAGCTGGTTCAAGGAAGAGAGTTAGAAGCCCAGCTGATAAAGAAAACAAGAGGTTGAAGAG GTTGTTGAGGAATAGAGTATCAGCACAGCAAGCAAGGGAAAGGAAGAAGGCATACTTGATTGACTTGGAGGCCAGGGTTAAAGAATTGGAAACAAAGAATGCGGAGCTTGAAGAGAGGCTTTCCACGTTGCAAAATGAGAACCAAATGCTCAGACAA ATATTGAAGAACACAACAGCAGGTGCACAGGATGGGAGAAAgtga